One Brassica oleracea var. oleracea cultivar TO1000 chromosome C7, BOL, whole genome shotgun sequence genomic window carries:
- the LOC106304439 gene encoding protein COLD-REGULATED 15B, chloroplastic-like, with protein MATLISGAVLSGLGSTFLIGRRSGAGRGEVRFGWKNVIIAPQRKKSWVMAAVKGDDGNSKLDPKWLDDASEKASEYVKEKGSEVGHLTAHEGQEVLDHIQRAKHYFMEKAGVAMDMLTENAHIASDFVAEKANVMEEEAVSITEKARDFVVEKTGEAKDFIVEKAGEAKELATDMSKRTAIYVGEKAAEAKEAILPPKTEE; from the exons ATGGCAACTTTGATCTCCGGAGCTGTGCTTAGTGGATTGGGTTCAACGTTCTTGATCGGCAGGAGAAGCGGCGCTGGCCGTGGAGAGGTGAGATTTGGCTGGAAGAATGTGATCATTGCACCTCAGCGCAAGAAGTCATGGGTCATGGCAGCCGTGAAAGGCGATGATGGCAACTCAAAGCTAGATCCAAAATGGCTCGATGATGCCTC AGAGAAAGCTTCCGAGTACGTGAAGGAGAAAGGAAGCGAAGTTGGCCACTTGACTGCACATGAAGGACAAGAGGTTTTAGATCACATACAGAGAGCAAAACACTACTTTATGGAGAAAGCTGGTGTAGCCATGGACATGCTGACTGAAAATGCTCACATAGCTTCAGATTTTGTGGCGGAAAAAGCCAATGTGATGGAGGAAGAAGCTGTTTCAATTACAGAGAAAGCCAGAGATTTCGTAGTCGAAAAAACAGGTGAAGCTAAAGATTTCATTGTCGAAAAAGCTGGTGAAGCCAAAGAGTTGGCGACGGATATGAGCAAAAGAACGGCTATATACGTTGGAGAGAAAGCTGCTGAGGCAAAAGAAGCCATATTACCTCCAAAAACTGAAGAATAG